A single Nostoc sp. PCC 7107 DNA region contains:
- a CDS encoding DUF928 domain-containing protein, with product MSTAISAIVGLTILSSIVPVQAEVKINLPNLGKGPGRRVPGGSRGINCVAKNQFLTAIVPISNIGLTTIANPSLYFYIPENKAPEVELVVQDENEQEVYKQKYKPSGNTGVVGVSLPDNTLAKGQKYRWNFSIICNTQDRSLDKLVQGTIQRIDNPQLMSKLANASPQERLNLYAEAGIWQDALDTLAQLRYSRPQDSALKADWVSLLTTDGVKLETEVAQAPLIQGQNVLQPINHTSEVTTPQ from the coding sequence TTGTCTACAGCAATCTCTGCAATTGTAGGATTGACCATCTTAAGTTCCATAGTGCCAGTACAAGCAGAAGTCAAGATTAATTTACCAAATTTAGGAAAAGGCCCTGGTAGAAGAGTTCCAGGCGGTTCCCGCGGGATAAATTGTGTCGCCAAGAATCAGTTTCTGACTGCTATTGTGCCGATATCAAATATTGGGTTAACAACTATAGCGAATCCTAGCTTATATTTTTATATCCCTGAAAATAAAGCACCAGAAGTAGAATTAGTGGTGCAAGATGAAAATGAACAAGAAGTTTACAAGCAAAAATACAAACCTAGTGGTAATACTGGTGTAGTTGGAGTTAGTCTACCAGATAACACTCTGGCTAAAGGTCAAAAATATAGATGGAACTTTTCCATTATTTGCAATACTCAAGACCGTTCTTTGGATAAGTTAGTTCAAGGAACTATCCAACGCATTGATAATCCACAATTGATGAGTAAGTTAGCAAACGCTTCTCCTCAAGAACGCTTGAATTTGTATGCTGAGGCTGGTATTTGGCAAGATGCTCTTGATACTTTGGCGCAGTTACGCTATTCTCGCCCTCAAGATTCAGCGCTCAAAGCCGATTGGGTAAGTTTATTAACCACAGACGGCGTAAAATTAGAGACAGAAGTCGCTCAAGCACCATTAATCCAGGGACAAAATGTATTGCAACCAATCAATCACACTTCAGAAGTGACCACACCTCAATAG
- a CDS encoding DUF928 domain-containing protein has protein sequence MISPKLQTIGIILATTVGITSVLPVNTAVAREKIIFVPPVLGSPRRLIPAGTRAYEPPSGGEINVDILQTQPAPPVAPPTRGFGGNGGNIVIPPIQRTIPPNQDRNGASVPVPNQCLSGKIPLTALIPESQLGLTTLSNPALFFYVPQTSAPELELVVQNETEQEVYIQKYKPNNKAGIISIRLPVNSLAVNKQYKWKLSVICNPTDKSQNKVVAGLIQRVLPELQLVKKLQQATRQERTGLYAAAGIWHDALATVAQRRYLFPHNPEIVSDWEELLTTPDVRLNQQIVQQPLIPSPEVLPPKNKHKF, from the coding sequence ATGATCTCTCCAAAACTACAAACAATCGGGATAATCTTAGCTACAACTGTTGGTATTACTAGTGTTTTACCCGTAAATACCGCAGTAGCCAGAGAAAAAATTATATTTGTCCCTCCGGTTCTTGGTAGCCCACGGAGATTGATCCCAGCGGGAACACGTGCGTATGAACCACCGTCTGGAGGTGAGATAAATGTAGACATCCTCCAAACACAACCAGCACCACCAGTAGCACCGCCTACTCGTGGTTTTGGTGGTAACGGTGGTAACATTGTTATTCCTCCTATTCAAAGGACAATTCCGCCAAATCAAGACCGTAATGGAGCATCTGTACCAGTTCCTAATCAATGTTTGTCAGGAAAAATACCGTTAACAGCTTTAATTCCCGAATCCCAATTAGGATTAACTACCCTGTCAAATCCTGCCTTATTTTTTTATGTTCCCCAAACTTCTGCACCAGAATTAGAGCTAGTTGTTCAAAATGAAACTGAGCAAGAGGTTTACATACAGAAATATAAACCTAACAACAAAGCTGGCATAATTAGCATACGCCTGCCTGTGAATTCTTTAGCAGTAAACAAACAATACAAATGGAAATTATCTGTAATATGTAATCCTACAGACAAGTCTCAAAATAAGGTTGTAGCTGGTTTGATACAACGCGTGCTGCCAGAGTTACAACTGGTAAAAAAATTACAACAAGCAACTAGACAAGAGCGTACAGGGTTGTATGCAGCAGCAGGTATTTGGCATGATGCTCTTGCTACTGTGGCACAAAGACGCTACTTGTTTCCTCATAATCCCGAAATAGTATCTGATTGGGAAGAATTGTTAACTACACCAGATGTCCGCTTGAATCAGCAAATCGTGCAGCAGCCTTTAATTCCTTCCCCAGAAGTATTACCACCTAAAAACAAGCATAAATTTTAA
- a CDS encoding DUF928 domain-containing protein, protein MLAAMPQKIWLIFLTAIFEFTVLSPTNIAIAQPETEALPTTLGKPKRTVQSGTRVRLRLPPSLGSPNRRVPAATRGGTCIAKDQILTALIPQSNLGLTTVGNPTLYFFIPQNAATNLELVIQNDNRDGQTVYQQKYQPNTTAGVIGIHLPPDTIAVNQKYRWTFSIKCNPNDPSLDKLVQGTIQRLENSLLMSKLAQATPQERVLLYADAGIWHDALDTLAKLRYARPHDLTLKADWEALLTAPGVEFDKQLAQKPLIPEKEAPKLLLNN, encoded by the coding sequence ATGCTCGCCGCGATGCCACAAAAAATCTGGCTAATATTCCTCACAGCTATTTTTGAGTTTACTGTCCTCTCTCCTACTAACATTGCGATCGCCCAGCCAGAAACAGAAGCTCTACCAACTACTCTAGGGAAGCCGAAAAGAACAGTCCAGTCTGGTACTCGCGTGAGATTACGCCTACCACCATCTTTAGGAAGTCCTAATCGAAGAGTACCAGCAGCTACACGCGGGGGAACTTGTATAGCCAAAGATCAAATTCTCACAGCCTTAATTCCTCAGTCAAACCTGGGATTAACCACAGTGGGGAATCCCACCTTATATTTCTTTATTCCCCAAAATGCCGCTACCAATCTAGAATTAGTCATTCAAAATGATAATCGAGATGGACAAACTGTTTACCAACAGAAGTATCAGCCAAATACCACAGCAGGAGTAATAGGAATACATCTACCACCGGACACCATAGCTGTAAATCAAAAATATAGGTGGACTTTCTCAATCAAATGTAATCCCAACGACCCTTCTTTAGATAAACTTGTCCAAGGAACTATCCAACGTTTGGAAAATTCTTTACTTATGAGTAAACTAGCACAAGCCACCCCTCAAGAGCGTGTGCTACTCTACGCAGATGCAGGAATCTGGCATGATGCCCTTGATACTTTAGCAAAATTGAGATACGCGCGTCCTCATGATTTAACACTCAAAGCTGATTGGGAAGCATTGTTAACAGCACCCGGAGTGGAGTTTGATAAACAATTAGCACAAAAACCTTTAATTCCCGAAAAAGAAGCTCCAAAACTGTTGTTAAATAATTGA
- a CDS encoding molybdopterin-dependent oxidoreductase, translating into MKEFTAPRHLLTRRRLLQLSGISSMGLLLSSCGTNLLSEQVGSLTEPLNLKIGELLLKPQTPVPEFPVSAIEPQALLVNGNSTPQIDLEKFRLIIDGEVNQPMQLSMADIQKLPLKSMVIRHVCVEGWAAIVQWGGVRLQDLLNLVQPKSQVRYAYFQSADMDDTGIPYYESWDIASVMHPQTLLAYQKNGQPLPADNGAPLRLASPIKLGYKQSKWVTRITLTSNLRSQKGYWVDQGYEWFGGI; encoded by the coding sequence ATGAAAGAATTCACAGCACCGCGCCATCTATTGACACGCCGTCGATTGCTGCAACTATCGGGAATCTCCAGTATGGGTTTACTTCTGAGCAGTTGTGGTACTAACCTGTTGTCAGAGCAAGTCGGTAGCCTCACTGAGCCGCTAAACCTAAAAATTGGCGAATTATTACTCAAACCGCAGACACCAGTCCCAGAGTTTCCTGTCAGTGCAATTGAACCACAGGCCTTACTTGTTAATGGTAATAGTACTCCGCAAATTGATCTCGAAAAATTTCGCTTGATTATTGATGGTGAAGTCAATCAGCCAATGCAATTAAGTATGGCAGACATCCAAAAATTACCTCTAAAATCAATGGTAATCCGTCATGTGTGCGTTGAAGGTTGGGCAGCGATTGTACAGTGGGGAGGAGTCCGCTTACAAGATTTACTGAATCTAGTACAACCAAAATCTCAAGTCCGCTACGCCTACTTTCAGTCTGCTGATATGGATGATACTGGTATCCCATACTATGAAAGCTGGGATATCGCCTCCGTCATGCACCCCCAAACTCTACTGGCTTATCAAAAAAATGGCCAACCTTTACCGGCAGACAATGGAGCGCCATTACGTCTAGCCTCCCCTATTAAGCTTGGCTATAAACAATCTAAATGGGTAACTCGCATTACATTAACGAGTAATCTCCGCAGTCAAAAAGGTTATTGGGTTGACCAAGGTTATGAGTGGTTTGGTGGAATATAG
- a CDS encoding cytochrome b/b6 domain-containing protein — MASSKAGKRSKPPVGPKQELSAKIFHGINIISLIVMIGSGLQIYNANPVFGGRGAWTFPRTFLLGGWLGGGRNWHFAAMWLFALNLLAYGVYIFFTKRWEKRFVSQGDLQVLQKGQNPKRKNYAWHRLIYTGIVPVLILAIASGLAMYKPAQLHWLSGLFVNWQILRVVHFVSVPIIVVFVIAHFLLSQKVGGYRLIKSMFT; from the coding sequence ATGGCTTCTTCTAAAGCTGGCAAACGTAGCAAACCTCCGGTGGGGCCGAAACAAGAGTTGTCTGCCAAAATATTTCACGGCATCAATATCATTAGTTTGATTGTGATGATTGGCAGTGGATTGCAAATCTACAACGCTAACCCTGTGTTTGGTGGACGGGGTGCTTGGACATTTCCTCGGACATTCTTACTAGGAGGATGGTTAGGCGGGGGACGCAACTGGCACTTTGCCGCAATGTGGTTGTTTGCGCTGAACTTGTTAGCGTATGGTGTTTATATATTTTTCACAAAGCGCTGGGAAAAGCGGTTTGTTTCCCAAGGTGACTTGCAAGTTTTACAAAAAGGGCAGAATCCAAAACGAAAAAACTATGCTTGGCATCGGTTAATTTATACAGGAATTGTCCCAGTATTGATCCTGGCGATCGCCTCTGGGTTAGCAATGTACAAACCAGCCCAACTACATTGGTTATCGGGCTTATTTGTTAATTGGCAAATCTTACGCGTAGTTCACTTTGTTAGCGTCCCCATAATTGTAGTATTTGTCATCGCTCATTTTCTGTTATCTCAGAAAGTCGGCGGTTATCGTCTGATTAAATCAATGTTTACTTAG
- a CDS encoding DM13 domain-containing protein, which yields MQGKLIILSLTALAIVSCTKEIATQPTEKSSSQGVQNVQVAETASPTTSASSTETVIKFGSFVKGEHVTKGSASIITENGKSFLVLDQNFKTDSGPDLFVILHRQDKPQIYGITEKDYASLGRLQKTSGTQRYAIPDNIKIADFASAAIWCRKFNATFGYAAFSK from the coding sequence ATGCAAGGGAAATTAATAATTTTGAGTTTGACAGCTTTGGCGATCGTTAGTTGTACAAAAGAGATTGCTACACAGCCTACGGAAAAGTCTTCTAGCCAAGGTGTACAGAACGTTCAAGTTGCTGAGACTGCATCCCCCACAACTTCAGCGTCATCCACAGAAACAGTCATCAAATTTGGTAGTTTTGTCAAAGGAGAACACGTAACTAAAGGTAGTGCCAGTATTATTACTGAGAATGGTAAAAGCTTTTTAGTATTGGATCAAAACTTCAAAACAGACAGCGGGCCAGACTTGTTTGTGATTTTACACCGCCAAGACAAACCGCAAATTTACGGCATCACTGAAAAAGATTATGCAAGTTTAGGACGCTTGCAAAAAACCTCTGGGACTCAACGCTATGCAATCCCAGATAATATCAAGATTGCAGATTTCGCCAGTGCGGCAATTTGGTGTCGCAAATTTAATGCTACCTTTGGTTATGCTGCCTTCAGCAAATAA
- a CDS encoding cytochrome c biogenesis CcdA family protein, which produces MAITSLSAGLAILAGTLTVLSPCVLPVLPVLVGRSLSTHRYGPVALVAGLVAGFATAGSLLGIASSWLANLANTLRYVGIFILLFLGLLSIFPKWSYLLLSYLQLGRIKRTTGVGLTGEFWLGTQLGLLWTPCAGPVLGSILILAASKHEIWGTFILLLAFGVGAALPLLAIAYAGRYASKTLLGLRSQSEMLHRVGGVLVAASAIAILLGWDVQIQLWLAPMFPRLPL; this is translated from the coding sequence ATGGCAATCACTTCCCTATCAGCCGGATTAGCAATTTTGGCAGGGACTTTAACTGTACTGTCACCTTGTGTTTTGCCTGTTTTACCTGTTTTAGTGGGGCGATCGCTTTCTACCCATCGTTACGGCCCGGTGGCTTTAGTAGCTGGTTTAGTAGCTGGATTTGCCACAGCAGGTAGTTTGCTAGGAATTGCCAGCAGTTGGTTAGCTAATCTGGCCAATACTTTGCGTTATGTGGGTATATTTATTCTGTTATTCTTGGGTTTGCTATCTATCTTTCCTAAGTGGAGTTATCTGCTACTGAGTTATTTGCAATTAGGCAGAATCAAAAGAACCACAGGGGTAGGATTAACTGGAGAATTTTGGTTAGGAACTCAGCTTGGTTTGTTGTGGACTCCTTGTGCTGGGCCTGTACTGGGGAGCATTTTAATTTTGGCAGCCAGCAAACATGAAATTTGGGGGACATTCATCCTGTTATTGGCTTTTGGTGTGGGAGCCGCGTTACCGTTACTCGCGATCGCTTATGCTGGGCGTTATGCCAGTAAAACCTTGTTGGGTTTGCGTTCTCAAAGTGAAATGTTACATAGAGTGGGCGGGGTTTTAGTAGCCGCATCCGCGATCGCCATTCTTCTGGGCTGGGATGTGCAAATTCAATTGTGGTTAGCTCCTATGTTTCCCAGGCTTCCACTGTAA
- a CDS encoding thioredoxin family protein — translation MGLFLKTGKNYQSNLWVRTQRTHFSEKSFRYLRHHPKLKSISINLHNYNNCFMDKYFLKRRRLLTYLGLGALGAGGVAIASGCSQKISVPSAVAPTPSNVPTQSVAAVPANTQLLPEFQGISQWLNSSPLTTADLKGSVVLIQFWTFACINCQRTLPYVTRWHQEYADKGLKVVGVHTPEFAYEKVVNNVKQALQKHKITYPVPIDNEFKTWNAYKNEYWPHLFLADRQGVIRYDHIGEGAYSDTEQMIRQLLG, via the coding sequence TTGGGACTATTTCTCAAAACAGGTAAAAATTACCAAAGTAATTTATGGGTGCGTACACAACGCACCCATTTCTCCGAAAAGTCGTTTCGGTATCTCCGCCATCATCCGAAACTCAAAAGCATTTCGATTAATCTTCATAACTACAACAATTGCTTTATGGATAAATATTTCCTCAAGCGCCGCCGACTTCTGACCTATCTGGGGTTAGGAGCATTAGGAGCAGGTGGAGTGGCGATCGCCTCTGGTTGTTCTCAAAAAATCTCAGTTCCCAGTGCTGTTGCGCCTACGCCTAGTAACGTTCCTACTCAAAGTGTCGCTGCGGTACCAGCTAACACACAACTGCTCCCCGAATTCCAAGGGATTTCCCAGTGGCTCAACTCCTCACCTTTAACAACGGCTGACCTCAAAGGGAGCGTGGTATTAATTCAATTTTGGACATTTGCTTGTATTAATTGTCAGCGTACCCTGCCATACGTTACCCGTTGGCATCAAGAGTATGCAGATAAAGGACTCAAAGTTGTAGGTGTTCACACACCAGAATTTGCTTATGAAAAAGTGGTCAACAATGTCAAACAAGCTTTGCAAAAGCACAAAATTACCTATCCAGTGCCGATCGATAACGAATTCAAAACTTGGAACGCTTACAAAAACGAATACTGGCCGCATTTGTTTTTAGCAGACCGCCAAGGCGTGATTCGCTACGACCACATTGGTGAAGGTGCTTATTCAGACACAGAACAGATGATTCGTCAGCTTTTAGGATAG
- a CDS encoding rhodanese-related sulfurtransferase, translating to MNQENTQIVATFYKFVSLPDFAEKQEPLLSYCLAQDIKGTILLAAEGINGTIAGSRQSIDAVFAYLRSDRCLADLESKESYAQTPPFERMKVRLKSEIVTLGLPEVDPNQQVGIYVTPAEWNDLISDPEVTVIDTRNEYEVRIGTFQRANNPHTNSFREFPEYVQHHLNPNQHKKVALFCTGGIRCEKASSFMLSQGFTEVYHLKGGILKYLAEIPAAESLWEGECFVFDERVAVRHGLAAGSHELCFCCGHPIAESDKASPHYEAGISCPYCFAQLTEEKRVRQQEKWRQYQLQQASHTISDSRF from the coding sequence ATGAACCAAGAAAATACCCAGATTGTCGCCACATTTTATAAATTTGTCAGTTTGCCCGACTTTGCCGAAAAACAAGAACCCTTGCTGTCTTACTGTCTAGCACAAGATATTAAAGGGACAATTTTGTTAGCAGCCGAAGGTATTAACGGCACAATTGCGGGTTCGCGTCAAAGCATTGATGCTGTTTTTGCTTATCTACGTAGCGATCGCTGTTTAGCGGATTTAGAATCCAAAGAATCTTACGCTCAGACACCGCCTTTTGAACGGATGAAGGTACGATTGAAGTCAGAAATTGTGACTTTGGGTTTACCGGAAGTTGACCCAAATCAGCAAGTGGGTATTTATGTCACTCCAGCAGAATGGAATGATTTAATTTCTGACCCAGAAGTTACGGTGATTGATACTCGCAATGAGTATGAAGTCAGAATTGGGACTTTTCAACGAGCTAATAACCCGCACACAAATTCTTTTCGGGAGTTCCCGGAATATGTGCAGCATCACCTCAACCCCAATCAGCATAAAAAAGTTGCTTTATTTTGTACTGGTGGAATTCGCTGCGAAAAAGCTTCATCTTTTATGCTATCTCAAGGATTTACTGAAGTTTATCACCTCAAAGGCGGTATTCTCAAATATTTAGCCGAAATTCCCGCCGCAGAAAGCTTATGGGAAGGCGAATGTTTTGTCTTTGATGAACGGGTAGCTGTTCGTCATGGATTAGCAGCAGGTAGTCATGAGTTGTGCTTTTGTTGTGGACACCCAATTGCTGAATCAGATAAAGCTTCTCCTCATTATGAAGCAGGAATTTCTTGTCCCTACTGTTTCGCTCAACTGACTGAAGAGAAACGAGTCCGTCAGCAAGAAAAGTGGCGACAATATCAACTCCAGCAAGCCAGTCACACGATTTCGGATTCTAGATTTTAG
- a CDS encoding LD-carboxypeptidase codes for MKSTILPAPLKPGDLLRVIAPSGALREFDAFERSIEIWRSRGYRVEISPNIDQSWGYLADKDEIRRHQLATAWHDPDCRGILCARGGFGSTRILESWDWHKNSTAPKWLIGFSDITALLWSLFNVGISSIHAPVLTTFANEPDWSRERLLNWVEGKQVDPLKGCGWGGGIATGILLPGNLTVATHLLGTPLQPNFEDVILAFEDVTEAPYRIDRMLTQWRLSGVLPNVRGIVLGGFTRCEPPANVPSFSVEEVLRDRLCDLGIPIVSDLPFGHGEQNAALPVGVQVILDGDQGILDIPTLLPCSPTA; via the coding sequence ATGAAATCAACTATTTTACCTGCACCCCTAAAACCTGGAGATTTACTGCGCGTGATTGCGCCTAGTGGTGCTTTACGAGAATTTGATGCTTTTGAACGGAGTATAGAAATTTGGCGATCGCGCGGTTATCGTGTGGAAATCAGCCCTAATATTGACCAAAGCTGGGGCTATTTAGCTGACAAAGACGAAATTCGCCGCCATCAATTAGCCACGGCTTGGCACGACCCTGATTGCCGTGGTATTCTCTGCGCTAGAGGCGGTTTTGGCAGCACCCGCATTTTAGAAAGTTGGGATTGGCATAAAAACTCCACAGCACCAAAGTGGCTCATTGGGTTTTCTGATATCACAGCTTTGTTGTGGAGTCTCTTCAATGTGGGAATTTCTAGCATTCACGCTCCTGTTTTGACTACATTTGCCAATGAGCCGGATTGGTCTAGAGAAAGACTATTAAATTGGGTAGAAGGAAAGCAGGTAGACCCGCTGAAAGGTTGTGGTTGGGGTGGTGGAATTGCAACTGGAATTTTGCTTCCTGGGAATTTGACAGTAGCTACTCATCTTTTAGGTACACCGTTACAACCTAATTTTGAGGATGTGATTTTAGCTTTTGAAGATGTCACAGAAGCACCGTATCGTATTGACCGGATGCTGACCCAGTGGCGGTTAAGTGGCGTATTACCAAACGTGCGCGGGATAGTTTTAGGTGGTTTTACTCGTTGTGAACCTCCCGCCAACGTACCTAGTTTTAGTGTGGAAGAAGTTTTGCGCGATCGCTTGTGTGATTTAGGAATTCCAATTGTATCTGATTTACCCTTTGGTCACGGTGAACAAAATGCGGCCTTACCAGTAGGGGTACAAGTCATTTTAGACGGCGATCAGGGAATATTAGATATTCCTACCCTGCTCCCTTGCTCACCTACTGCCTAA
- a CDS encoding ATP-binding protein, with protein sequence MLATHSMTNANELNLRLESTLQELPMWEVQVELDCPGGELIKLFSQQPLLPGIILNKDQCLIGMISRQKFFENMSRPYSFGLFFRRSIESLYNFIQTDLLIIPGEITIVEATQTALKRELNLAYEPILVETQSGKYGLIDFHQLLLAYSQIYALTLNHLQIVEQQSKTAKAGFQDLQSNYTRLVQNEKMAALGQLVAGIAHEINNPVNFIAGNLVHAINYTQDLLELIDLYQQHYPTPEEPIKNQISAFDLDYVTEDFHNLLASMKIGCDRIQQIVQSLRNFSRLDEAEKKIVDIHEGIDSTLLILGSRLQEEINGVRISIVKEYGNIPAIECYAGLINQVFMKILTNAIDALEESMIKNQELNPHNAGLFNDPVIKIRTEITSNNQVNICIADNGIGIPEDIQKYLFDPFFTTKPVGKGTGLGLSISYQIIVEKHGGQLQCLSTVGKGTELIIQIPVRLS encoded by the coding sequence ATGCTTGCTACGCATAGTATGACAAATGCTAATGAGCTTAACCTGCGATTAGAGTCAACTTTGCAAGAATTACCTATGTGGGAAGTTCAGGTTGAGTTAGATTGTCCAGGCGGTGAGTTAATTAAACTTTTTAGTCAGCAACCGTTACTTCCAGGAATTATTTTAAATAAAGACCAGTGTCTTATCGGCATGATTTCGCGGCAAAAGTTTTTTGAAAATATGAGCCGTCCTTATAGCTTTGGATTATTCTTTCGCAGATCAATTGAGAGTTTATATAACTTTATCCAAACAGATTTATTGATAATTCCTGGAGAAATAACTATTGTAGAAGCAACTCAAACAGCGTTAAAAAGAGAATTAAATCTAGCCTATGAGCCAATTTTAGTAGAAACTCAATCAGGAAAATATGGGCTAATTGATTTCCATCAATTACTATTAGCTTACTCTCAGATTTATGCCTTAACTTTGAATCATTTACAGATTGTAGAACAACAATCAAAAACTGCTAAAGCCGGATTTCAAGATTTGCAAAGTAATTATACTCGCTTAGTACAAAATGAAAAAATGGCAGCATTGGGACAATTAGTTGCTGGGATTGCCCATGAAATCAATAATCCTGTCAACTTTATTGCTGGAAACTTAGTTCATGCTATTAATTACACTCAAGATTTACTAGAGCTAATTGATTTATATCAACAACATTATCCAACTCCAGAAGAACCAATTAAAAATCAAATTTCGGCATTTGATTTAGATTATGTGACTGAAGATTTTCATAATTTGTTAGCATCAATGAAAATAGGGTGTGATCGCATTCAGCAAATAGTCCAATCCTTACGAAATTTTTCTCGTCTTGATGAAGCTGAGAAAAAAATAGTTGATATTCATGAAGGTATTGATAGTACACTGCTTATTTTAGGCAGTCGCCTGCAAGAAGAAATTAATGGTGTAAGAATCAGTATCGTTAAAGAGTATGGCAATATTCCAGCAATTGAATGTTACGCTGGGCTAATAAATCAGGTTTTTATGAAAATCTTGACAAATGCTATTGATGCTTTAGAAGAATCAATGATTAAAAATCAAGAATTAAATCCCCATAACGCTGGATTATTTAATGATCCAGTAATTAAGATTCGGACTGAAATTACTAGTAACAATCAAGTAAATATTTGCATTGCTGATAATGGGATAGGCATTCCAGAGGATATCCAAAAATATTTATTTGACCCTTTTTTTACTACTAAACCAGTCGGTAAGGGTACAGGATTAGGATTATCGATTAGCTATCAAATTATTGTAGAAAAACATGGCGGACAATTACAGTGCTTATCTACTGTAGGAAAAGGAACTGAATTAATTATTCAAATTCCTGTAAGACTCTCATAA
- a CDS encoding DUF2141 domain-containing protein: MSKRLKVSLILLAALGSFASPLIARANFEGNLNVEIDGLKNTQGQVCASIFATSQGFPANRDRVLQRQCTKITDTSVKLTFKNLKAGNYAVAVMHDENDDFMVNRSDLGFPLEGFGFSQNPEIVDRAPKFEEAAILVAGANTDIKIQLKYL, translated from the coding sequence ATGAGCAAAAGATTGAAAGTTAGCCTTATCTTGCTTGCAGCTTTAGGAAGTTTTGCCTCGCCATTAATTGCTAGAGCTAATTTTGAGGGTAATCTCAACGTAGAAATTGACGGCTTAAAAAACACACAAGGACAAGTCTGCGCCAGTATATTTGCTACTAGTCAAGGATTTCCTGCCAATCGCGATCGCGTATTACAAAGACAATGTACTAAAATCACTGACACATCTGTAAAACTGACCTTTAAGAACTTAAAAGCAGGTAACTATGCCGTTGCTGTGATGCACGATGAAAATGACGACTTCATGGTTAATCGTAGTGACCTAGGTTTTCCTCTCGAAGGCTTTGGATTTTCTCAAAATCCAGAAATTGTTGACCGTGCGCCCAAATTTGAAGAGGCTGCTATTCTAGTTGCAGGTGCGAATACAGACATTAAAATTCAGCTGAAATATTTATAA